One Desulfobacterales bacterium DNA window includes the following coding sequences:
- a CDS encoding response regulator, whose amino-acid sequence MAKILVIDDDDQIRQMLKKMIELEGYEVYEAEDGNVGVKLAQSNNFDLVITDIIMPEKEGIETIRELKKAFPDIKIIAISGGGRIGPDSYLELAKKLGASETLSKPVKKNVLMDAIKRLIG is encoded by the coding sequence ATGGCAAAAATACTTGTGATTGATGATGACGATCAAATTCGGCAGATGCTAAAAAAAATGATTGAACTTGAAGGTTATGAAGTTTACGAAGCGGAGGATGGCAATGTAGGAGTAAAGTTAGCACAATCTAACAATTTTGATCTTGTAATAACTGATATAATTATGCCTGAAAAAGAGGGAATAGAAACAATAAGGGAATTAAAAAAAGCTTTTCCTGATATAAAAATTATAGCTATATCAGGCGGAGGCAGAATAGGTCCTGATAGCTACCTTGAACTTGCAAAAAAACTTGGAGCTTCAGAAACATTAAGTAAACCAGTCAAAAAGAATGTGTTAATGGACGCAATAAAAAGGCTTATAGGATAA
- a CDS encoding PAS domain S-box protein codes for MDANGEYLKNAIIELKHENLLLKQLSIALSSCRDLKQALDSILEIACKIDEIDCGAVYTLNHIKNTIELFHHRGLSPEFIEAIKHYDTNAPQTMLVKQGKPIYHSFSEIEFENGSVKKKEGLKSLAIIPINIDDKVIAVLNLASHTKDKISEGSKSIIETLSVNVGGVIAKAKFEHTLIENEKRYQSIVDTIEEGYYELNKSGNIVFGNESLCKIVGYSKKELIGLNITHLIPPKKLKKFYKNFKRCFELGKLPEDITLEILKKNKSKRNIEASLSFISDHQGNNIGIRGIIKDITTKAKILAKLIDTKKFLQNVINSSGDGIITTDLTGTINFASPMARQLLGLSPSEIVGEKIYFFYGNKKADAIAIMKKLRENKEFIEHEVQMLRKDGTVLDINISASFLKNEASEIIGTLGIFRDITEKKRLISQLHHSQKMETIGIMAGGVAHDLNNIISGIVGYPDLILRQLPEDSALRKPLTSIQKSGEKAAALIEDLLTLARRKSPVKINLNLNEIITEYINSPEGQKLTETYPDITLEIDLEEDLLDVYGSKIHLYKTIMNIVMNAFESISNKGKVSIKTNNIFLNKAVSVYSLEPIKEGYYVKLTISDSGVGISSKDIQRIFEPFYTKKVMKKSGSGLGLSVVWGTIEDHMGYIDVKSSLSEGTAFILYIPVFKEI; via the coding sequence ATGGACGCTAATGGTGAATACCTAAAAAATGCAATAATAGAGCTTAAACATGAAAATTTATTGCTCAAGCAATTATCTATAGCTCTTTCTTCTTGCAGGGATTTAAAACAAGCATTAGATAGCATTTTGGAAATCGCTTGTAAAATTGATGAAATAGACTGCGGAGCAGTTTATACATTGAACCATATTAAAAATACTATAGAATTATTCCACCATAGAGGACTTTCTCCAGAATTCATAGAAGCAATAAAACATTATGATACAAATGCGCCCCAAACTATGCTTGTTAAACAAGGAAAACCAATTTACCATTCTTTTAGTGAAATAGAATTTGAAAATGGGTCAGTAAAAAAAAAAGAAGGGCTTAAATCCCTCGCTATAATTCCAATAAATATAGATGATAAGGTGATAGCTGTTCTTAATCTTGCATCTCACACAAAGGACAAAATATCTGAAGGATCAAAAAGCATCATTGAAACATTATCGGTTAATGTCGGTGGCGTTATTGCAAAAGCAAAGTTTGAACATACCTTAATCGAAAACGAAAAAAGATATCAATCTATAGTCGATACTATTGAAGAAGGTTATTACGAATTAAATAAAAGTGGAAATATAGTTTTTGGCAATGAGTCTTTATGTAAAATAGTAGGTTATTCAAAAAAAGAACTAATAGGACTTAATATTACTCATCTTATTCCTCCTAAAAAATTAAAAAAATTTTATAAAAATTTTAAAAGATGCTTTGAATTAGGAAAACTACCGGAAGATATTACTTTAGAAATTTTAAAAAAAAATAAAAGCAAAAGAAATATAGAAGCTTCATTGTCTTTTATTTCTGATCATCAAGGCAATAATATTGGTATAAGAGGAATTATAAAGGACATAACAACAAAAGCTAAAATTTTAGCTAAGTTAATAGATACAAAAAAATTTCTTCAAAATGTGATCAACAGTTCAGGAGATGGCATAATAACAACGGATTTAACTGGAACTATTAATTTCGCATCTCCTATGGCAAGACAGCTGCTTGGACTTTCCCCAAGTGAAATAGTCGGAGAAAAAATTTATTTTTTTTATGGCAATAAAAAAGCCGATGCTATTGCAATTATGAAAAAACTTAGGGAAAATAAAGAGTTTATTGAGCACGAAGTTCAAATGCTTAGAAAAGATGGAACAGTACTTGACATTAATATATCTGCATCATTCTTAAAAAATGAAGCCAGTGAAATTATAGGAACTCTTGGAATATTTAGAGATATTACAGAAAAAAAACGATTGATTTCCCAGCTTCATCATTCTCAAAAAATGGAAACTATTGGAATTATGGCTGGGGGTGTTGCTCATGATCTTAATAATATAATCAGTGGAATTGTAGGCTATCCAGATTTAATTCTAAGGCAATTGCCAGAAGATAGTGCTTTGAGAAAGCCTCTTACATCTATCCAAAAATCTGGAGAAAAAGCAGCTGCCCTTATAGAAGATCTTCTAACTCTCGCAAGAAGAAAATCACCGGTCAAAATAAATTTAAACTTGAATGAAATAATTACTGAATATATAAATAGCCCTGAAGGACAAAAACTGACTGAAACCTATCCAGATATTACCCTTGAAATTGATTTGGAAGAAGATTTATTAGATGTTTATGGTTCAAAAATTCATTTATACAAAACTATTATGAATATAGTTATGAATGCGTTTGAGTCTATTTCAAATAAAGGTAAGGTTTCTATAAAAACTAATAATATATTTTTAAATAAAGCTGTATCAGTATATAGCCTTGAACCTATAAAAGAAGGATATTATGTCAAATTAACAATAAGTGACAGCGGTGTAGGAATATCATCTAAAGATATTCAAAGAATATTCGAACCTTTTTATACAAAAAAAGTTATGAAAAAAAGCGGTTCAGGTTTAGGTTTATCTGTTGTATGGGGAACTATCGAAGACCATATGGGATATATTGATGTTAAAAGTTCTTTATCTGAAGGCACCGCTTTTATATTATATATTCCTGTTTTTAAAGAAATTTAA
- a CDS encoding sigma-54-dependent Fis family transcriptional regulator has translation MAEANKTSKKKLLIIDDEENMRHMLTALLSKAGFSVESASDGLIGLKKLEENDYNFVLCDIKMPNLDGIGFLKRAKACLPNTTIIMMSAYGTIESAVEAVKLGAYDYISKPFKSDEIILTLRKAEEREILKKENMLLKEHIKKIEKDYSFGTMTAKSKSMLSVFELATKVAQYDTTVLITGESGTGKELIARGIHYAGKRKEKPLIPVNCGSIPENLLESELFGYKKGAFTGADRNKKGLFEEANDGTIFLDEIGELPLNLQVKLLRVIQESEIRPIGDSKSMKIDVRVLAATAKNLEEEVLKGTFREDLFYRLNVLRIKLPSLKERKEDIALLSQYFIEKFNKKFGKHIKGISPQPMLIFLKYHWPGNVRELENAIERAVLLSEDDFIASESLPPEMCDDALPNDTKDVYEGFSIKASQKILEKTMIIKALKKTGGNRTHASNLLEISHPSLLAKMKLYGIE, from the coding sequence ATGGCTGAGGCAAATAAAACCTCAAAAAAAAAGCTCCTTATAATTGATGATGAAGAAAACATGAGGCATATGCTGACTGCTTTACTTTCTAAGGCGGGCTTTAGTGTAGAATCCGCATCAGATGGGCTTATAGGTTTAAAAAAATTAGAAGAAAATGATTATAATTTTGTTCTTTGCGATATAAAAATGCCTAATCTTGATGGAATAGGATTTTTAAAAAGGGCAAAAGCATGTCTCCCAAATACTACAATAATAATGATGTCCGCCTATGGAACAATAGAATCGGCAGTAGAAGCAGTGAAGCTTGGTGCGTATGATTATATATCTAAGCCTTTTAAATCCGATGAAATTATTCTTACCCTGCGCAAAGCGGAAGAAAGGGAAATATTAAAAAAAGAAAATATGCTTCTTAAAGAGCATATAAAAAAAATAGAAAAGGATTATAGTTTTGGGACAATGACTGCTAAAAGTAAATCAATGTTGTCAGTCTTTGAATTAGCAACAAAGGTTGCACAATACGATACAACTGTGCTTATAACCGGCGAAAGCGGGACAGGTAAAGAATTGATAGCAAGGGGCATTCATTATGCTGGTAAAAGAAAAGAAAAACCTTTAATTCCTGTAAACTGCGGAAGCATTCCTGAAAATTTACTTGAAAGCGAATTGTTTGGATATAAAAAAGGAGCGTTTACAGGCGCCGACAGAAATAAAAAAGGCTTGTTTGAAGAAGCCAATGACGGAACAATTTTTTTAGACGAAATAGGAGAGCTTCCTTTAAATTTGCAAGTCAAGCTTTTAAGAGTTATTCAAGAAAGTGAAATAAGACCTATCGGCGATTCAAAATCAATGAAAATTGATGTTAGAGTTTTAGCAGCAACTGCTAAAAATCTTGAAGAAGAAGTATTAAAAGGAACTTTCAGAGAAGATCTTTTTTATAGACTTAATGTTCTAAGAATAAAACTTCCGTCTTTAAAGGAAAGAAAAGAAGACATTGCACTTTTAAGTCAATATTTTATTGAAAAATTTAATAAAAAATTTGGCAAACATATAAAAGGCATATCCCCTCAACCAATGTTAATTTTTTTAAAATACCATTGGCCTGGGAATGTTAGGGAGCTTGAAAATGCAATTGAAAGAGCTGTATTGCTTTCTGAAGATGATTTTATAGCATCTGAAAGTCTGCCACCTGAAATGTGTGATGATGCGTTACCAAATGATACAAAAGATGTATATGAAGGATTTTCTATTAAAGCTTCCCAAAAAATTTTGGAAAAAACTATGATAATAAAAGCCTTAAAAAAAACAGGTGGTAATAGAACTCATGCCTCAAACCTTCTTGAAATAAGCCATCCTTCACTTCTCGCTAAAATGAAATTGTATGGAATAGAATAA
- a CDS encoding DNA-binding protein, with the protein MKYSEAKQGRIFIIRLEDGDIIHEKIEKFALEKNIQAASLIIIGGADKDSKLVVGPEHGRKEPVVPMNHILDDVNEIVGTGTIFPDENNNPILHMHIACGRETSTVTGCVRTGVKVWHIMEVVLFELVESTAKRIFDPVTGFKLMQP; encoded by the coding sequence ATGAAATACTCTGAAGCAAAACAAGGAAGAATATTTATTATACGTCTTGAAGACGGAGACATTATTCACGAAAAAATTGAAAAATTCGCTCTTGAAAAAAATATCCAAGCCGCATCTTTAATAATTATCGGAGGAGCTGATAAGGATAGTAAACTTGTAGTAGGTCCAGAACATGGGAGAAAAGAGCCAGTTGTTCCGATGAACCATATTCTTGATGATGTTAATGAAATAGTAGGCACAGGAACTATTTTTCCTGATGAAAATAATAATCCAATATTACACATGCATATTGCTTGTGGAAGAGAAACATCTACAGTAACTGGGTGTGTTAGAACAGGCGTAAAGGTGTGGCACATAATGGAAGTTGTTTTGTTTGAATTAGTTGAAAGCACCGCAAAACGAATTTTCGATCCTGTAACAGGATTTAAATTAATGCAGCCATAA
- a CDS encoding GGDEF domain-containing protein, protein MDKFMDLEKLSVIVFVFFILIFVFSIAFHKRRILDLKIRKASENELASLEQKIEMIEEDRNQLFNISVDMLCVAGFDGFFKEINPAWTNTLGWSLEELKSRQWIEFVHADDKEFTIQAMSQLTSDKPLISFENRYICKNGSYRWLSWNSFPVIKRSIAYAVARDITERKHMENEIEKLSTTDPLTGIYNRKHFFKKGRSEFIRCKRYAKFLSFLMIDVDYLKQINDLHGHNIGDMVLASLAKECISKLRENDIFGRIGGEEFAAILVETTEEQAIVIAERLCQFLSEMRINLDNGSKNIRITVSIGLTGLKEDDLSLEDMLNRADKALFIAKSSGRNCFYKL, encoded by the coding sequence TTGGATAAATTTATGGATTTAGAAAAATTAAGTGTAATTGTATTTGTCTTTTTTATATTGATTTTTGTTTTCAGTATAGCATTCCATAAAAGACGTATTTTGGACTTAAAAATAAGAAAAGCATCAGAAAATGAGTTAGCATCTCTTGAACAAAAGATTGAAATGATAGAAGAAGATCGTAACCAATTATTTAATATTTCCGTTGATATGCTTTGCGTAGCAGGCTTTGATGGTTTTTTTAAAGAGATCAATCCAGCATGGACAAATACACTTGGGTGGAGTTTAGAAGAATTAAAAAGTCGCCAATGGATTGAATTTGTTCACGCGGACGATAAAGAATTCACTATCCAAGCTATGAGCCAGCTTACATCAGATAAACCTTTAATTTCCTTTGAAAATAGATATATATGTAAAAACGGATCATACCGATGGCTTTCGTGGAATTCCTTTCCTGTTATAAAAAGAAGCATAGCATACGCAGTAGCCAGAGATATTACAGAACGTAAACACATGGAAAATGAAATAGAAAAATTATCTACTACTGATCCTTTAACTGGAATTTATAATCGAAAACACTTCTTCAAAAAAGGACGTTCCGAATTTATACGCTGTAAACGATATGCAAAATTTCTATCATTTTTAATGATAGACGTAGATTATTTAAAACAAATTAATGATTTACATGGTCATAATATTGGTGATATGGTTTTAGCGTCTTTAGCAAAGGAATGCATATCTAAATTAAGAGAAAATGATATATTCGGACGAATAGGCGGCGAAGAATTTGCTGCTATATTAGTTGAAACAACTGAAGAACAAGCGATAGTTATTGCTGAAAGATTATGTCAGTTTTTATCTGAAATGAGAATTAACCTTGATAATGGCTCTAAAAATATCCGAATTACAGTGAGTATAGGATTAACAGGTTTAAAAGAAGATGATTTATCATTAGAGGATATGTTAAATAGAGCTGATAAAGCTTTGTTTATTGCAAAAAGTTCGGGTAGAAATTGTTTTTATAAATTGTAA
- a CDS encoding radical SAM protein gives MKDKINTKSFIYGPVPSRRLGYSLGLDIVQYKVCTYDCIYCQIGKTTDKIIDRTPYIPADIIIQQALKKLNESQHPDFITIGGSGEPTLNSEIGLIINEIKKNTRIPLAVITNGSMFWDEQIVNSLMPADVILPSLDAYYNLIFEQINRPHPDINFEKMVNSLITFRKIYQGKIWLEIFLLDGINISEESAYKFKAWVEKINPDKVHLNTAVRPTSEKFAKIALHDDMEKFSKIIGEKAEIIVDIKREKRTENEVDVDSEILNIISRRPSTVEDIESILGISKLVIFKHIDNLVEKKCLDKIKQKELFFYQIKEQNRPL, from the coding sequence TTGAAAGATAAAATAAACACTAAAAGTTTTATATATGGTCCTGTTCCTTCAAGGCGTTTAGGATATTCCCTTGGATTAGACATTGTTCAGTATAAAGTCTGCACCTATGACTGCATTTACTGCCAGATTGGGAAAACAACGGACAAAATTATAGATAGAACGCCTTATATTCCTGCTGACATTATAATTCAACAGGCTTTAAAAAAGCTCAATGAGTCCCAGCACCCTGATTTTATAACAATAGGGGGATCTGGAGAACCTACTTTGAACAGTGAAATAGGTTTAATAATCAATGAAATCAAAAAAAATACACGCATACCTTTAGCTGTAATAACTAACGGATCAATGTTTTGGGACGAACAAATTGTAAATTCATTAATGCCAGCGGATGTAATTCTTCCCTCTCTTGATGCTTATTATAATTTGATTTTTGAGCAAATCAATCGGCCTCACCCAGATATTAATTTTGAAAAAATGGTTAATTCTTTAATTACTTTTAGAAAAATTTATCAAGGTAAAATATGGCTTGAGATTTTTTTGCTTGATGGTATAAACATATCAGAAGAATCTGCTTATAAGTTTAAAGCATGGGTTGAAAAAATTAATCCTGATAAAGTTCATCTGAATACAGCAGTTAGGCCAACATCGGAAAAATTTGCAAAAATTGCATTGCATGATGACATGGAAAAATTTTCTAAAATAATTGGCGAAAAAGCAGAAATAATTGTTGATATTAAACGAGAAAAAAGAACTGAAAACGAAGTAGACGTTGATTCAGAAATACTAAACATAATATCAAGAAGACCTTCTACTGTTGAAGATATAGAATCGATTCTTGGTATATCAAAATTAGTTATATTTAAACATATTGATAATCTTGTTGAAAAAAAATGTTTAGATAAAATCAAACAAAAAGAACTATTCTTTTATCAAATAAAAGAACAAAACCGACCATTATAA